In the Blastocatellia bacterium genome, one interval contains:
- the cphA gene encoding cyanophycin synthetase, translating into MKILETQVYRGPNVYSLKPVIRLVLDIEDLEERPSNTIEGFTDRLIQMIPSLYEHRCSEGVPGGFITRLREGTWAGHIVEHLALELQCLVGTPVGYGKARSTEQRGVYNVIYSYIEEKVGLAAGRLAVRIVEHLVYGTPLDFAEELAQLSRILDRVAYGPSTQAIIDKAKERDIPILRLNERNLVQLGYGKYQKRIEATVTSNTSLIATDMASDKALTKRLLEDVGLPVPKGRVVDCVEDAVQAAVELGFPLVVKPLNANHGKGVAINLKSVEEVRAAFERARDYADEVIVEQFIHGRDHRVLVINGEVVAVAERVPAHVVGDGQHTVHELVEIENKNPLRGEGHEKPLTKIFINEESHRILAEQGYTLDSVPPSGQIVYLKYTANISTGGTAIDRTDDIHYANIEIARRAARVIGLDIAGVDMLTTDISKPLEETGGAICEINAGPGFRMHVHPTVGQPRDVAGAVLDMLYPPGTPSRIPIVSITGTNGKTTTARMLAHILKMAGRKVGLTTTDGLYIDGKRILQGDLTGPWSAQMVLRDPTVDFAVLETARGGIVRAGLGFDSCDIGIITNISEDHLGLRGVETLEDLAHVKSVVVEVVRPDGYSILNAEDPYLVNLADRAGGQLCYFSLDPTNEVWQRHVERGGIGATLHEHSIVIHHGKHQVPVINLNSVPATFNGRAMFNVANAMVAALAAHLSKISIDDIRAGLKTFDTHFYLSPGRLNLEQVGDFHVLLDYAHNPAAYRNVASFIAKLNVGRRIGVVAAPGDRRNVDIEAMGRVAGQAFDWLIIKEDDDRRGRAVGEVAGIMQQAAIAAGHDPAAIEIVLDEVQAVAYALSKGRKDDLIVITADNIKRTFEQIIQFRDQRVAAAHL; encoded by the coding sequence ATGAAAATCCTAGAGACGCAGGTGTATCGCGGCCCGAATGTCTACAGCCTGAAGCCGGTCATCCGGCTGGTGCTGGACATCGAAGATTTGGAAGAGCGACCGTCCAATACCATCGAAGGGTTTACCGACCGGCTCATCCAGATGATCCCGTCGCTGTACGAGCATCGCTGTTCAGAGGGTGTGCCCGGCGGGTTCATCACGCGGCTGCGCGAAGGCACGTGGGCCGGTCATATCGTTGAGCATCTCGCCCTTGAGTTGCAGTGTTTGGTCGGCACGCCGGTTGGCTATGGCAAGGCGCGTTCGACGGAGCAACGCGGCGTTTACAACGTGATCTACTCTTACATCGAAGAGAAAGTCGGTCTGGCCGCCGGACGACTGGCCGTTCGCATTGTCGAGCATCTGGTTTACGGCACGCCGTTGGATTTTGCCGAAGAGCTGGCCCAGTTGAGTCGCATCTTGGACCGCGTGGCCTATGGCCCTAGCACGCAAGCAATCATTGACAAAGCCAAAGAACGCGACATTCCCATCTTGCGATTGAATGAGCGGAACCTGGTTCAGCTTGGCTATGGGAAATATCAGAAGCGCATTGAAGCGACCGTCACATCGAACACCAGCTTGATCGCCACCGATATGGCCAGCGATAAGGCGTTGACGAAACGATTGCTGGAAGATGTCGGCTTGCCCGTGCCCAAAGGGCGCGTGGTGGATTGCGTCGAGGACGCCGTGCAGGCAGCCGTCGAGTTGGGCTTCCCATTGGTCGTTAAGCCGCTCAATGCCAATCATGGGAAAGGCGTGGCCATCAACTTGAAGAGTGTTGAAGAGGTGCGAGCCGCTTTCGAGCGCGCCCGCGATTATGCCGACGAGGTCATTGTCGAGCAGTTCATTCATGGCCGCGATCATCGCGTGTTGGTGATCAATGGCGAAGTCGTCGCCGTCGCCGAGCGCGTGCCAGCCCATGTTGTCGGGGATGGCCAGCATACGGTGCACGAGCTGGTGGAGATCGAAAATAAAAACCCGTTGCGCGGCGAAGGACACGAAAAGCCGTTGACCAAAATTTTCATCAACGAAGAATCTCACCGCATCCTGGCCGAACAAGGGTACACGCTCGATTCAGTGCCGCCGAGCGGTCAGATCGTTTATCTGAAGTACACGGCCAACATCAGCACCGGCGGCACGGCGATTGATCGCACCGATGATATTCACTACGCCAATATCGAAATTGCACGGCGCGCAGCCCGCGTCATCGGTTTGGATATTGCCGGCGTGGATATGTTGACCACTGACATCAGCAAACCACTTGAGGAGACCGGCGGCGCTATTTGCGAGATCAACGCTGGACCAGGATTCCGCATGCACGTCCATCCGACCGTCGGTCAACCGCGTGATGTGGCCGGCGCTGTGCTCGATATGCTCTATCCGCCTGGCACGCCCAGCCGAATTCCTATCGTCTCCATCACCGGCACCAACGGCAAGACGACAACAGCGCGCATGCTGGCGCACATCCTGAAAATGGCTGGCAGGAAAGTGGGCCTGACAACGACTGACGGGTTGTATATTGATGGCAAGCGCATTTTGCAAGGCGATCTGACCGGCCCCTGGTCAGCCCAGATGGTGCTGCGCGATCCGACCGTTGATTTTGCTGTGTTGGAAACAGCTCGCGGCGGCATTGTGCGAGCCGGATTGGGATTCGATTCATGCGACATCGGCATCATCACTAACATCTCGGAAGACCATCTGGGTCTGCGTGGCGTGGAAACGCTGGAGGATTTAGCCCACGTCAAATCGGTCGTGGTGGAAGTCGTTCGACCTGATGGTTATTCCATTCTGAACGCTGAAGACCCGTATCTCGTCAATCTGGCCGACCGGGCAGGCGGGCAGTTGTGTTATTTCTCGCTTGATCCGACCAACGAGGTGTGGCAGCGTCATGTCGAACGCGGTGGCATTGGCGCCACGCTGCATGAGCATTCGATCGTCATTCACCACGGCAAGCATCAAGTTCCCGTCATCAACCTGAATTCGGTGCCTGCCACGTTCAATGGCCGCGCCATGTTCAATGTGGCCAACGCGATGGTTGCAGCCTTAGCAGCGCATCTATCCAAAATCAGCATTGACGATATTCGCGCCGGCTTGAAAACGTTTGATACGCATTTTTATTTGTCGCCGGGCCGGCTCAATCTGGAGCAGGTTGGCGATTTTCATGTGTTGTTGGATTATGCGCACAATCCGGCCGCTTATCGCAACGTCGCTTCATTCATTGCCAAACTTAACGTGGGGCGACGCATCGGCGTGGTGGCGGCGCCGGGCGACCGCCGCAATGTGGACATCGAAGCGATGGGACGTGTTGCCGGTCAAGCGTTCGACTGGCTCATCATCAAAGAAGATGACGATCGGCGTGGGCGAGCCGTCGGCGAGGTGGCCGGCATCATGCAGCAAGCGGCTATTGCCGCCGGGCATGATCCGGCAGCCATCGAAATTGTGCTTGATGAGGTCCAGGCGGTGGCCTATGCTCTGAGTAAAGGCCGCAAGGATGATCTGATCGTCATCACAGCGGACAATATCAAGCGCACGTTCGAGCAAATCATTCAGTTTCGCGATCAACGAGTCGCAGCGGCTCATCTTTAG
- a CDS encoding cyanophycinase: MKSKRPAPQQGTLMLIGGAEDKFEQKVILRMFVQLSGGPRARLSILPSASENHDSGAIYQQIFSELGARIVRVLPLFNHEEADLPDVAKELASSTGIFMTGGDQSKIVRILHGTRALSAIEAAYARGAVIAGTSAGAAALSDPMIASGGRGSLARSGMAKIAQGLGLTRSLLIDQHFHQRERLGRLIAAVISFPQMLGVGVDEDTAAVVNDGQLSVIGRGTVTLIDTSQVRSVNLGTTPDRSPLAFANLRLHTLVHGGRFDLQRRQVIFKE; the protein is encoded by the coding sequence ATGAAGAGTAAGCGTCCCGCGCCACAACAAGGCACGCTCATGTTGATCGGCGGCGCCGAAGATAAATTTGAGCAGAAAGTCATCCTGCGCATGTTCGTTCAATTGAGTGGCGGGCCACGCGCCAGGCTGAGCATTTTACCAAGCGCGTCGGAGAATCATGACAGTGGAGCCATCTACCAGCAGATTTTCAGCGAGCTGGGCGCGCGCATTGTACGCGTGCTGCCGCTGTTCAATCATGAGGAAGCGGATCTGCCTGATGTCGCTAAGGAGCTGGCTTCTTCCACAGGCATCTTCATGACCGGTGGCGATCAAAGCAAAATCGTTCGGATTCTGCATGGCACGCGGGCGCTCAGCGCCATTGAGGCGGCGTATGCGCGTGGTGCTGTCATTGCCGGCACGAGCGCTGGCGCTGCTGCGTTGAGCGATCCGATGATTGCCAGCGGCGGGCGTGGCAGCCTGGCTCGCAGCGGGATGGCGAAAATTGCTCAAGGGCTAGGGCTGACACGGTCGTTGCTGATTGATCAACATTTCCATCAGCGCGAACGTTTGGGGCGGTTGATTGCTGCCGTTATCTCGTTTCCGCAGATGCTCGGCGTTGGCGTTGATGAAGACACGGCGGCTGTGGTCAACGATGGCCAGTTGTCGGTCATTGGGCGCGGCACGGTCACGCTGATAGACACGAGCCAAGTGCGATCGGTCAATTTGGGCACCACGCCGGATCGCAGTCCGCTGGCGTTTGCCAATCTCCGGTTGCACACGTTGGTGCATGGCGGACGATTCGATCTGCAACGTCGGCAGGTGATCTTCAAGGAGTAA
- a CDS encoding acyl-CoA dehydrogenase family protein, whose amino-acid sequence MDFSLTDEQQQFLKSLRQFLQAEVAPYAMQVDQTGRLRPESLKALAEFGLPGLTFPEEYGGSGADTLTGTLAMIELAKACPATMLSVGASVGLCGTAILRFGTPEQKQKYLPKLINMEWIGALALTEPNAGSDLASIQTRAEKHGDHYRLKGSKMFITNGPIADVVLVLAVTDPKAGRKGMSLILVDADTPGFIRGKPMRKLGVRGSPTGELVFDECCVPVENLVGVEGQGFQQTMMSLVNYRIGMAAFCLGIGKACLDEAFAYAMQRSAFGATLIAFQEISFKLAEMKAELDAAELMILRAAWEYDQGKDVNMLASCAKLFASETAKKCADWALQIHGGYGYISEYAVERLYRDARLGEIGEGTSEIQRMIIARHLLAER is encoded by the coding sequence ATGGATTTCAGTCTCACTGACGAACAGCAACAGTTTCTGAAAAGCCTTAGGCAATTTCTTCAAGCAGAGGTCGCGCCGTATGCGATGCAGGTTGATCAGACTGGCCGGTTGCGTCCGGAGAGTTTGAAAGCGTTGGCCGAATTTGGACTGCCGGGCCTGACATTCCCTGAAGAGTATGGCGGCAGCGGCGCTGATACGCTGACCGGTACGCTGGCGATGATTGAGCTGGCCAAAGCATGTCCGGCCACGATGCTGTCGGTCGGCGCGAGTGTCGGGCTGTGCGGCACGGCGATTTTGCGATTCGGCACACCGGAGCAAAAGCAAAAATACTTGCCCAAGTTGATCAACATGGAATGGATCGGCGCGCTCGCTTTGACCGAACCGAATGCCGGCTCGGATTTGGCATCCATTCAAACGCGCGCGGAGAAGCACGGGGATCATTACCGGCTCAAGGGATCGAAGATGTTCATCACCAACGGTCCGATTGCTGATGTTGTCTTGGTGTTAGCCGTGACCGATCCGAAAGCTGGACGCAAAGGGATGAGCTTGATCTTGGTGGACGCCGACACACCGGGGTTCATTCGCGGCAAGCCGATGCGCAAGCTGGGCGTGCGCGGTTCGCCGACGGGCGAATTGGTGTTTGACGAGTGTTGCGTGCCGGTCGAGAATCTGGTTGGCGTCGAAGGTCAAGGCTTTCAGCAGACAATGATGTCGCTGGTCAATTATCGCATCGGCATGGCGGCGTTTTGTCTGGGCATTGGCAAGGCTTGTTTGGATGAAGCATTCGCCTATGCAATGCAGCGCAGCGCGTTTGGCGCGACACTCATTGCATTTCAAGAGATCAGCTTCAAGCTCGCTGAGATGAAAGCCGAGCTGGACGCAGCCGAGCTGATGATTTTGCGTGCGGCTTGGGAATATGACCAAGGCAAAGATGTCAATATGCTCGCTTCGTGTGCCAAGCTCTTTGCTTCGGAAACGGCCAAGAAGTGCGCCGATTGGGCATTGCAGATTCATGGCGGTTATGGGTACATCAGCGAGTATGCCGTTGAGCGACTCTATCGCGATGCGCGACTGGGCGAAATCGGCGAAGGGACGTCGGAGATTCAGCGCATGATTATCGCGCGACACTTGCTCGCCGAGCGGTAG